A window of Citrus sinensis cultivar Valencia sweet orange chromosome 7, DVS_A1.0, whole genome shotgun sequence contains these coding sequences:
- the LOC102606671 gene encoding photosynthetic NDH subunit of lumenal location 4, chloroplastic → MAAVSTPTIICSCSSSSSSSSRLSSKQAHNTKQQQQQLSFDPKKRFFEVGIGLLASSVIALTPLEADATRIEYYATTADPPCEFSFARSGLGYCDIASGSGVEAPYGELINVHYTARFADGIIFDSSYKRARPLTMRIGVGKVIKGLDQGILGGDGVPPMHVGGKRKLQIPPELAYGPEPAGCFSGDCNIPANATLVYDINFVGIYSGNRK, encoded by the exons ATGGCGGCAGTTTCAACACCAACAATCATTTGTTCATGTTCTTCTTCATCCTCATCTTCTTCACGTTTGTCATCAAAACAAGCACACAACAcaaagcagcagcagcagcagctttCTTTTGACCCAAAGAAGCGTTTTTTTGAAGTGGGCATTGGGCTTTTAGCTTCTTCAGTAATTGCTTTGACCCCGTTAGAAGCCGATGCTACCAGGATTGAGTACTACGCCACTACAGCTGACCCTCCATGTGAGTTCAGCTTTGCTCGTTCTGGCCTTGGTTACTGTGACATTGCTTCTGGCTCTGGTGTTGAGGCTCCTTATGGCGAGCTTATCAAT GTTCACTACACTGCAAGATTTGCTGATGGGATAATCTTTGACAGCAGCTATAAGCGTGCTAGACCTCTTACTATGCGTATTGGAGTTGGCAAG GTCATAAAGGGGTTGGATCAGGGGATTCTGGGGGGTGATGGAGTACCTCCAATGCATGTCG GTGGAAAACGCAAACTCCAGATTCCACCAGAGTTAGCATACGGGCCAGAACCTGCAGGATGCTTTTCTG GCGATTGTAATATACCTGCCAACGCAACTCTTGTGtatgatattaattttgttggcaTCTACTCGGGGAATCGCAAGTGA